The following coding sequences lie in one Serratia marcescens genomic window:
- the traC gene encoding type IV secretion system protein TraC, protein MNLLDKVTHTANSLLSALKMPDEASAANKVLGDMNFPQLSSVLPYRDYDEESGLFINAGSIGFVLEALPLAGANEQVVLTLESLLRTKLPRGIALSVHLMASKRVGDLVESGLRDFSWSGKDADKFNAITRAFYLMAAEGRFSLPPGVDMPLTLRNYRVFISYCVKSKRRNKALITELENLVKVLRASLMGAKIPTESLNDEDFINVVGEIINHDPSQLYNKRRKLDPLKDLNFQCIDNGFGMDVYPDCVKINLRDAGSKKGSVARVMNFQLEQNPEMAFLWNTADNYGNLLYPELSIATPFIITLTLVVEEQTKTSFEANRKYIDLEKKSRTSYAKFFPGTLEEMKEWGDLRQSLASNQTAIVSFFYNVTVFCEDNDSVALRCEQDVINSYRKNGFDLISPRFKQHWNFLACLPFMAEHGVFQDLAMHGAVHRAKTLNVVNLMPIVADNRLAPSGLLAPTYRNQLAFIDIYSEVMRNTNYNMAVAGTSGAGKTGLIQPMLRSVLDTGGAAWVFDMGDGYKSLCENMGGVYIDAQTLKFNPFANVKDINLSATQIANLISVMASPDGSLDEVHESLLEMAVKAAWLSKQKNARIDDVRDFLRDAMDEDVYRDSPTIRNRLHEMTILLDKYCSDGTYGEFFNSDEPSLRDDVNMVVLEMGGLKNRPDLLVAVMFSLMIYIEGRMYQTSRQSKKLCVIDEGWKLLNFKNAKAGEFIEEGYRTARRHRGAYITITQNIKDFDSDTASSAAKAAWGNSSYKIILMQDASEFKTYLQKNPDNFTQLQQDMIGKFESAKDQWFSSFMLMVSGKVSWHRLFVDPLSRAMYSSQGQDFEFMQARREQGVSVHDAVYELAHRNFGEEMARIERWVEENYTGRAAA, encoded by the coding sequence ATGAATTTGCTCGACAAAGTCACCCATACTGCCAACAGCCTGCTGTCGGCGCTGAAAATGCCGGATGAAGCCTCCGCCGCCAACAAGGTATTGGGTGATATGAACTTTCCGCAGCTAAGCAGCGTACTGCCCTATCGCGACTATGACGAAGAGAGCGGGCTGTTTATCAATGCCGGCTCCATCGGCTTTGTGCTGGAAGCGCTGCCGTTGGCCGGCGCCAACGAACAGGTGGTTCTGACGCTCGAAAGTCTGCTGCGCACCAAGTTGCCGCGAGGGATCGCGTTGTCCGTTCACCTGATGGCCAGCAAGCGCGTCGGCGATCTGGTGGAGTCTGGCCTGCGTGACTTCTCCTGGTCGGGCAAGGACGCGGACAAATTCAACGCCATCACGCGGGCCTTCTACCTGATGGCGGCAGAAGGTCGCTTTTCCCTGCCGCCGGGCGTCGATATGCCGCTGACGCTGCGTAATTACCGGGTATTCATCTCCTATTGTGTCAAGAGCAAGCGCCGCAACAAGGCGCTCATCACCGAGCTGGAGAACCTGGTCAAGGTGCTGCGTGCGTCGCTGATGGGGGCGAAAATTCCGACAGAGTCGCTTAATGACGAAGACTTTATCAACGTTGTGGGCGAAATCATCAACCACGATCCGAGCCAGCTATACAACAAGCGTCGCAAACTCGACCCGCTGAAAGACCTGAACTTCCAGTGCATCGACAACGGGTTTGGCATGGACGTGTATCCCGATTGCGTCAAAATAAACCTGCGTGATGCCGGCAGCAAGAAAGGCAGCGTGGCGCGGGTGATGAACTTCCAGCTCGAGCAGAACCCGGAGATGGCCTTTCTGTGGAACACCGCCGACAACTACGGCAACCTGCTGTATCCCGAGCTGTCGATCGCCACGCCGTTCATTATTACGCTGACGCTGGTCGTTGAAGAGCAGACCAAGACCTCTTTCGAGGCGAACCGCAAGTACATCGATCTGGAGAAAAAATCCCGCACCTCCTACGCCAAATTCTTCCCCGGCACGCTGGAGGAGATGAAGGAGTGGGGCGATCTGCGCCAGAGTCTGGCATCCAACCAGACGGCGATCGTCTCCTTCTTCTATAACGTGACGGTGTTCTGTGAAGACAATGACAGCGTGGCACTGCGCTGTGAGCAGGACGTCATCAACAGCTACCGCAAGAACGGTTTTGACCTGATATCGCCGCGCTTCAAGCAGCACTGGAATTTCCTGGCCTGCCTGCCGTTCATGGCCGAGCACGGCGTCTTCCAGGACTTGGCGATGCATGGCGCGGTGCACCGCGCCAAGACCCTGAATGTAGTCAACCTGATGCCGATCGTCGCCGACAACCGTCTGGCCCCCTCCGGTCTGCTGGCGCCCACCTACCGCAACCAGCTGGCGTTCATCGACATCTACTCCGAGGTGATGCGCAACACCAACTACAACATGGCGGTGGCCGGGACGTCAGGCGCCGGTAAAACCGGTCTTATTCAGCCGATGCTGCGCAGCGTGCTGGATACCGGTGGCGCCGCCTGGGTGTTCGATATGGGCGATGGTTACAAGAGCCTGTGCGAAAACATGGGCGGGGTTTACATCGACGCACAGACGCTGAAATTCAACCCGTTCGCCAACGTGAAGGACATCAACCTGTCGGCGACGCAGATCGCCAACCTGATTTCGGTGATGGCCAGCCCCGACGGCAGCCTTGACGAAGTTCATGAGAGCCTGCTGGAGATGGCGGTCAAGGCAGCCTGGTTGAGCAAGCAAAAGAACGCCCGTATTGATGATGTGCGTGACTTTCTGCGCGACGCGATGGATGAGGATGTCTATCGCGATTCGCCGACCATCCGCAACCGCCTGCATGAAATGACCATCCTGCTGGATAAATACTGCTCCGACGGCACTTATGGTGAGTTCTTCAACTCCGACGAACCGTCGCTGCGCGATGACGTCAACATGGTGGTACTGGAGATGGGCGGCCTGAAAAATCGACCTGATCTGCTGGTTGCGGTGATGTTCTCGCTGATGATCTACATCGAGGGGCGGATGTACCAGACATCGCGTCAGAGCAAGAAGCTGTGCGTTATCGACGAAGGCTGGAAGCTGCTCAACTTCAAGAATGCCAAGGCGGGCGAGTTTATCGAAGAGGGTTACCGTACCGCGCGCCGTCACCGCGGGGCGTACATCACCATTACCCAGAACATCAAGGACTTTGACTCGGACACCGCCAGCTCGGCCGCGAAAGCCGCCTGGGGCAACTCCTCCTACAAGATCATCCTGATGCAGGACGCCTCCGAGTTCAAAACCTATCTGCAGAAAAACCCGGACAACTTCACCCAGCTGCAGCAGGACATGATCGGGAAGTTCGAATCGGCCAAAGACCAGTGGTTCAGCTCCTTCATGCTGATGGTCTCCGGCAAGGTCAGCTGGCACCGCCTGTTTGTCGATCCGCTGAGCCGCGCCATGTACTCCTCCCAGGGCCAGGACTTCGAGTTCATGCAGGCTCGGCGTGAGCAGGGTGTTTCGGTGCACGATGCGGTGTATGAGTTGGCGCACCGCAACTTTGGCGAGGAGATGGCGCGCATCGAGCGCTGGGTGGAAGAGAACTATACGGGGAGGGCTGCCGCATGA
- the traM gene encoding conjugal transfer relaxosome DNA-binding protein TraM, with protein sequence MARIQAYVSKEAVEKIHAIVEQRRQEGAAETEVSTSSVISMLLELGLRVYEAQMERKDDPFNQTEFNKTLLENVLKTQLAMAKVLGASTLAPHVADKPKLNNYQQIISEINESVNDKLERFFIGVDSDSTNE encoded by the coding sequence ATGGCAAGAATTCAAGCATATGTCAGCAAGGAGGCGGTTGAAAAGATTCATGCTATTGTTGAACAGCGTCGCCAAGAAGGGGCGGCTGAAACTGAAGTAAGTACATCTAGTGTTATTTCCATGCTTCTTGAGCTCGGTCTCAGAGTCTATGAGGCACAGATGGAAAGAAAAGATGACCCTTTTAATCAGACGGAGTTTAACAAAACTCTTTTGGAAAACGTATTGAAAACTCAACTTGCAATGGCAAAGGTTCTTGGTGCAAGTACTCTAGCTCCACATGTTGCAGATAAACCAAAACTTAATAACTATCAGCAGATCATTTCAGAAATAAACGAATCTGTTAATGATAAGTTAGAGAGATTTTTTATTGGTGTTGATTCAGATAGTACTAACGAATGA
- the trbI gene encoding type-F conjugative transfer system protein TrbI, which yields MTLPAIITTPNSSAQKRAIVLWGAVCVLIAVLLSVGATLWLLQRQPAIVTFDMKQTMEAFYESAAKQSLPPERSKLLAERFTGALQTSIAQYQQRNHVIILVSPAVVGGAKDVTRELQRDIAARMQRGNTVSGDKESQP from the coding sequence ATGACACTGCCTGCCATTATCACGACCCCCAACAGCTCGGCACAGAAACGTGCCATTGTGCTGTGGGGTGCGGTCTGCGTGCTGATTGCCGTTCTGCTCAGCGTGGGAGCCACGCTGTGGCTGCTGCAGCGTCAGCCGGCGATCGTCACTTTCGACATGAAACAGACCATGGAGGCGTTCTACGAGAGCGCCGCCAAGCAATCCCTGCCGCCGGAGCGCAGCAAGCTGCTGGCCGAACGGTTTACCGGCGCGCTGCAAACCAGCATCGCGCAATACCAGCAGCGCAACCACGTGATCATCCTGGTCTCGCCGGCGGTGGTGGGAGGGGCAAAGGACGTCACTCGCGAGCTGCAGCGAGATATTGCTGCCCGAATGCAGCGGGGCAATACCGTCAGCGGTGATAAGGAGTCGCAACCATGA
- a CDS encoding queuosine precursor transporter, with protein MEANIKYKLIGFDILNGKANVMVLNTGRVMSMPYERLLSSEVIDDFNAREVSAVCRKIYSSGESVKTEYEFKDRNEKQWLTYVAFCLVISVCYIFSNIAAVKPVHIQYFDLIITPGTFVYPFTFLVVDLLNEFYGFRLARKAIYMCVVANAAILGLLYVSLKLPVIPEWIFNGPYNSLINQIQSTFLASTIAFLTSELANSYVLCKIKELTNSRYLYIRILSSIFVASVIDSVVFCFIAFSGLMTNEQIIGIIAVQVIIKLAYAIVNVFPAYGARYLFNKYLTQE; from the coding sequence ATGGAAGCGAATATAAAATATAAGCTAATTGGATTTGATATCCTCAATGGAAAAGCTAACGTTATGGTGTTGAATACTGGGCGGGTTATGTCAATGCCATACGAAAGACTACTATCTTCAGAGGTGATTGATGATTTTAACGCTAGAGAAGTGTCGGCGGTTTGTCGAAAAATATATAGCTCTGGTGAAAGTGTTAAAACTGAATATGAGTTTAAAGATAGAAATGAAAAGCAGTGGTTAACTTATGTTGCTTTTTGTTTGGTTATTAGTGTTTGTTATATATTTAGTAATATAGCTGCAGTCAAACCAGTTCACATACAATACTTTGATCTCATCATTACGCCTGGTACTTTTGTTTACCCGTTTACATTCTTAGTAGTAGATCTTCTGAATGAATTTTATGGATTTAGGCTGGCAAGAAAAGCCATTTACATGTGTGTTGTTGCTAATGCGGCAATATTAGGGTTGCTTTATGTTTCTCTGAAGTTACCTGTTATACCTGAATGGATATTCAATGGCCCATATAATAGCCTTATTAATCAAATACAATCAACATTTCTTGCATCAACTATAGCTTTTCTTACCTCCGAGCTGGCTAATTCATATGTGCTTTGTAAAATCAAAGAACTGACGAATTCTCGCTACTTATATATAAGGATTCTGTCCAGTATATTTGTGGCCTCTGTTATAGATAGTGTTGTCTTTTGTTTCATAGCTTTCAGTGGTTTGATGACAAACGAACAAATAATAGGAATTATCGCCGTTCAAGTAATAATTAAGTTGGCGTATGCAATTGTTAATGTTTTTCCTGCGTATGGAGCAAGGTATCTATTTAATAAATACCTCACTCAAGAATAA
- the traB gene encoding F-type conjugal transfer pilus assembly protein TraB, translating to MANINVLVKRKQYLWLGAVALAVAAAIGGGYYFSQDAELETQHPAEPAPDLTGVVDNTFDDRVQQHAITQTQAAQAEINKQFTALRQEIDLLNKSRLEDQKRMQVLEDENKNLKQFGGPGSQATPGNPAPGSAPLPPLVNGVTPEGEPMPTQFPPAPGGAVPPPTAFYPGKGVTPPPNVDYKPIPVPGRLYRKSLVPPETGPRKKKYPYIPTGSFAKSILIEGADANASVTGNTATVPMQVRVTGRIEMPNSKTYDATGCFISMEAYGDVSSERAIVRTRKISCIRGDDIIDQDIDGHVSFMGKNGVKGEVVMRNGKILGFAWGAGFLDGLGEGAGRAAQPTVGLGATASMGAGDIAKSAIGGGASKAASTLSDYYIKRAEQYHPVIPIGAGNEVTVVFQEGFQMKTIEEVAAEKESRQQGQTEGSDQPKSGQSLNGFNTDQMLNHLGKLDPAQFGLGTSTTGER from the coding sequence ATGGCGAACATCAATGTGCTGGTCAAGCGCAAGCAATATCTCTGGCTGGGCGCGGTCGCGCTGGCGGTCGCCGCGGCCATCGGCGGCGGTTATTACTTCTCGCAGGATGCGGAGCTGGAGACACAGCACCCTGCCGAACCGGCTCCCGACCTGACCGGGGTGGTCGACAATACCTTTGACGATCGCGTGCAGCAGCATGCCATCACCCAGACTCAGGCCGCGCAGGCCGAAATTAACAAGCAGTTTACCGCCCTGCGTCAGGAAATCGACCTGCTGAACAAATCGCGTCTGGAAGATCAGAAGCGCATGCAGGTGCTGGAAGACGAAAACAAGAACCTGAAACAGTTTGGCGGACCGGGGAGTCAAGCAACACCAGGGAACCCGGCCCCCGGTTCCGCCCCCTTACCGCCGCTGGTTAACGGCGTGACGCCCGAGGGCGAGCCGATGCCGACGCAGTTCCCGCCGGCACCGGGTGGCGCTGTTCCGCCGCCGACGGCGTTCTATCCGGGCAAAGGCGTCACACCGCCACCGAACGTTGACTACAAGCCTATCCCCGTGCCCGGCCGTCTCTATCGCAAGTCACTGGTGCCGCCGGAGACCGGCCCCAGGAAAAAGAAGTACCCCTATATCCCGACCGGCAGCTTCGCCAAATCCATCCTGATTGAGGGGGCGGATGCCAACGCATCAGTGACCGGGAACACGGCCACGGTGCCGATGCAGGTACGGGTGACCGGCCGGATCGAGATGCCGAACAGCAAGACCTATGACGCGACCGGCTGTTTTATCAGCATGGAAGCCTACGGCGACGTCTCCAGCGAACGCGCCATTGTGCGCACCCGAAAAATCAGCTGCATTCGCGGTGACGACATTATCGATCAGGACATCGACGGCCACGTTTCCTTTATGGGCAAGAACGGCGTCAAGGGCGAGGTGGTGATGCGCAACGGCAAGATCCTCGGCTTTGCCTGGGGCGCCGGGTTCCTTGACGGGTTGGGCGAGGGGGCCGGCCGGGCGGCGCAGCCGACCGTTGGTCTTGGGGCAACGGCCAGCATGGGCGCCGGCGATATTGCCAAATCGGCCATTGGCGGGGGGGCCAGCAAAGCCGCTTCAACGCTCAGCGACTATTACATCAAGCGGGCTGAGCAGTATCACCCGGTTATTCCGATCGGCGCCGGCAATGAGGTCACGGTGGTGTTCCAGGAAGGCTTCCAGATGAAGACTATCGAGGAGGTGGCGGCGGAAAAAGAGAGCCGTCAGCAGGGGCAGACCGAAGGGAGCGACCAGCCTAAATCCGGGCAAAGCCTGAACGGGTTCAACACCGATCAGATGCTGAACCACCTCGGCAAGCTTGATCCGGCTCAGTTCGGTCTCGGCACATCAACAACAGGAGAGCGGTGA
- the queC gene encoding 7-cyano-7-deazaguanine synthase QueC — MSGKTAVVVFSGGQDSTTCLVKAFAEYDSVHCLTFDYGQRHSEEIKIAEQLAKKLNVSSHKILDVNVINELAISSLTRNEIEVPEHKNADSDGIPSTFVPGRNIVFLTLAAIYAFQVNAEDVITGVCETDFSGYPDCRDVFVKALNHAVSLGIGRDIRFVTPLMSLNKAETWALADNMGCLELIRDETLTCYNGVKSFGCGKCDACFLRSRGFNEYLQNKEEIKKSLQKKQAI, encoded by the coding sequence ATGTCAGGAAAAACAGCAGTAGTTGTATTCAGTGGAGGTCAAGATTCAACTACGTGCTTAGTGAAGGCTTTCGCTGAGTATGACTCCGTGCACTGTTTAACCTTCGACTACGGCCAGCGCCACAGTGAAGAAATTAAAATAGCGGAGCAACTTGCAAAGAAGCTAAACGTAAGCTCACATAAAATTTTAGATGTTAATGTAATCAATGAGTTAGCAATAAGTAGTTTGACTAGAAATGAGATTGAAGTGCCCGAACACAAAAATGCTGATTCAGATGGAATACCATCAACGTTTGTTCCTGGCAGAAACATCGTATTCCTTACCCTTGCCGCCATCTATGCATTTCAAGTAAATGCGGAAGATGTAATAACAGGTGTTTGTGAGACTGATTTTTCAGGATACCCGGACTGCCGTGATGTTTTTGTAAAAGCGTTAAACCACGCAGTAAGTTTAGGAATAGGAAGAGATATCAGGTTTGTAACGCCACTAATGTCATTAAACAAAGCTGAAACATGGGCATTAGCAGACAATATGGGATGTTTGGAACTCATCAGAGATGAAACTTTAACTTGTTACAATGGTGTTAAAAGTTTTGGATGTGGGAAATGTGACGCATGTTTTCTACGATCGAGGGGGTTTAATGAATACCTACAAAATAAAGAAGAAATAAAAAAAAGCCTGCAAAAAAAACAGGCTATATGA
- the traK gene encoding type-F conjugative transfer system secretin TraK: MKTKRRYALMVVALTACFGAQAGTVDAPVTIPLQNGSQAHVSLSNSEPNLFNVPGDRVTFVSGVDESLVNYEPAANGGLVLSTLNKKPFSFVIETERGMNYSIRAVPRAGVGRTFSLVGESQGVSVAAKGWEEGQPYESMLVSLNKSLMEGRLPAGYGQMPVTREALAAPYGLRAQAQQVWTGHHLKVVRFEVSNPGSASQWVNEHDFWQRGVRAVMFDTPTRQIIGGGRMSVWITLSEGGR, encoded by the coding sequence ATGAAAACTAAACGTCGCTATGCGCTGATGGTTGTCGCTCTGACGGCCTGCTTCGGCGCCCAGGCCGGCACGGTGGATGCGCCGGTCACTATCCCACTGCAGAACGGCAGTCAGGCGCATGTTTCACTCAGCAACAGCGAACCCAACCTGTTCAACGTCCCCGGCGATCGCGTGACGTTCGTCAGCGGCGTGGATGAAAGCCTGGTCAATTATGAGCCGGCGGCCAACGGCGGGCTGGTACTGAGTACGCTCAATAAAAAGCCGTTCAGTTTTGTTATCGAAACCGAGCGGGGCATGAACTATTCCATTCGCGCCGTACCGCGTGCCGGTGTCGGCCGCACGTTCTCACTGGTGGGGGAGAGCCAGGGCGTTTCTGTGGCTGCCAAAGGCTGGGAAGAGGGGCAGCCCTACGAGTCCATGCTGGTCTCGCTCAACAAGTCATTGATGGAGGGTCGGTTGCCGGCCGGCTATGGGCAGATGCCGGTCACGCGGGAAGCGCTGGCCGCACCTTACGGTTTGCGGGCACAGGCGCAGCAGGTCTGGACAGGGCATCACCTGAAGGTGGTTCGTTTTGAGGTCAGCAATCCCGGCAGCGCCAGCCAGTGGGTCAATGAGCACGACTTCTGGCAACGGGGTGTGCGGGCGGTGATGTTCGATACACCTACCCGGCAGATTATCGGCGGCGGTCGCATGAGCGTGTGGATCACCTTGTCCGAGGGAGGCCGCTGA
- the traL gene encoding type IV conjugative transfer system protein TraL, with protein sequence MSGNDLNKYRFPKTLRTQDRWFGFCLDELIPVAITGGWFIWQQKYITGIILAALVFWAIHKAKKGKGSSWLRDLAYWYLPTSLGKGVYKVVPESCFRKWIK encoded by the coding sequence ATGTCGGGAAACGATCTGAACAAATACCGTTTCCCGAAAACACTGAGAACACAAGACCGCTGGTTTGGGTTTTGTCTTGATGAATTAATCCCCGTGGCTATTACTGGCGGCTGGTTTATCTGGCAGCAGAAATATATCACGGGGATTATTTTGGCGGCGCTGGTGTTCTGGGCCATTCACAAAGCCAAAAAGGGGAAGGGCAGTAGCTGGCTGCGTGACCTTGCATATTGGTATTTACCGACCTCGCTCGGCAAAGGCGTCTACAAGGTGGTCCCTGAATCGTGTTTTCGGAAATGGATAAAATAG
- the traA gene encoding type IV conjugative transfer system pilin TraA has protein sequence MNASLSAQGPSVAQRQGFSLRKLFSRQRVVNFLKVILPFAVLASFFPEVALAAGGKDMLQSGDADVKATAGSGSTMVKWIVLVEVLVGAVMYMATKNLKYLSGFIVVSVLIAVGMKVAGY, from the coding sequence ATGAATGCTTCATTAAGCGCTCAGGGGCCTTCTGTTGCCCAACGTCAGGGATTTTCACTTCGTAAGCTGTTTTCTCGGCAACGCGTCGTGAATTTCCTCAAGGTGATCCTGCCGTTTGCCGTACTGGCTTCGTTCTTCCCAGAAGTGGCTCTCGCTGCTGGCGGTAAGGACATGCTGCAATCCGGCGATGCCGATGTTAAGGCAACCGCAGGTTCTGGTTCCACCATGGTCAAATGGATCGTCCTGGTCGAAGTGCTGGTTGGTGCCGTGATGTATATGGCCACCAAAAACCTCAAATACCTCTCCGGCTTCATCGTGGTCTCTGTCCTGATCGCGGTGGGTATGAAAGTCGCCGGGTATTAA
- a CDS encoding helix-turn-helix domain-containing protein — protein sequence MIPKRLKDARISSGYTQEQLAELVGIQGANSSSRLSSYEVGRTEPPFSLVVKIANLLDYPEYYFYTIDDDLATDLLEMHRNRTNPSKNKFYSSVIEEKKLAKKVEDAKRLAIEIIDCLNK from the coding sequence ATGATACCAAAAAGACTAAAAGATGCCAGAATATCAAGTGGTTATACACAGGAGCAGTTAGCTGAACTTGTAGGTATACAAGGGGCCAATTCAAGCTCAAGACTGTCAAGTTACGAAGTCGGCAGAACAGAACCACCTTTCAGCTTAGTAGTAAAAATAGCCAACTTATTGGATTACCCAGAGTATTACTTCTATACGATAGATGATGATTTAGCTACAGATCTTCTTGAAATGCATAGAAACAGAACAAATCCCTCCAAAAATAAATTCTACAGTTCAGTAATAGAAGAGAAGAAATTAGCTAAAAAAGTTGAAGATGCCAAACGACTAGCAATTGAAATAATTGACTGTCTAAACAAATAG
- the traE gene encoding type IV conjugative transfer system protein TraE, with product MEHSARLNSNRIIAIGFIVMALLIAALTVAVIIMAINNYRLQNEKQVVAVPMLFKAPFGVSQNSADASYLEQMALSFVALRLNVTPETVNASHSTLLMMVKPAAQNALKIVLAEEANRIRASNVNAAFFQTSVKVYPAQGRVDIRGELRTWIGDSAPEKALKHYSLYIDRSEGVTWLAKFVEVNDEN from the coding sequence ATGGAACACTCAGCACGTCTCAACTCAAACCGTATTATTGCCATCGGCTTTATTGTCATGGCGCTGTTGATTGCTGCGCTGACGGTGGCCGTCATTATCATGGCTATCAACAACTATCGCCTGCAGAACGAGAAACAGGTGGTGGCAGTCCCCATGTTGTTCAAGGCGCCGTTCGGCGTCTCGCAAAACAGCGCTGATGCATCGTATCTCGAGCAAATGGCGCTCTCCTTTGTCGCGTTACGTCTCAATGTGACCCCTGAGACGGTCAACGCCTCACATTCCACCCTGCTCATGATGGTCAAGCCGGCGGCGCAAAACGCCCTCAAGATTGTCCTGGCCGAGGAGGCCAACCGTATTAGGGCCAGCAACGTCAATGCGGCTTTCTTCCAGACCAGCGTGAAAGTCTATCCCGCCCAGGGGCGTGTTGATATTCGCGGTGAGCTGCGTACCTGGATCGGTGACAGCGCCCCGGAAAAAGCCCTCAAGCATTACTCCCTTTATATCGATCGCAGCGAGGGTGTGACCTGGCTGGCCAAGTTCGTCGAGGTAAACGATGAAAACTAA
- a CDS encoding helix-turn-helix domain-containing protein: MNNTEIIKKNINYLLSSRKETQVSLSDGAGVNRTTIYKILEGRVERVQENTLRKVAGFFGVSFKEIQSVDLQEKELSNKLVTIDGNMNPLAVPIIKDTTILSAVNAKIGRLVMSSPITYFFGEGPNVVGILLTKEIKGYYNKGDVIIVRREAIIHEANVLVVTSSKSLKVIDGSSAHLVAEDVVGTIIEERYGSEYKI; this comes from the coding sequence ATGAATAATACCGAGATAATAAAAAAGAATATAAATTACCTTCTTTCTTCGAGAAAGGAAACACAAGTTTCTTTGAGTGATGGTGCCGGTGTTAATCGAACTACTATATATAAGATCCTTGAAGGTAGGGTAGAGCGCGTTCAAGAAAATACTCTTCGAAAAGTAGCCGGATTCTTTGGTGTTTCATTTAAAGAAATTCAATCTGTTGATTTACAAGAAAAGGAGTTATCTAATAAGTTAGTAACCATCGATGGTAACATGAACCCGTTGGCGGTTCCGATTATTAAAGATACAACTATACTCTCAGCAGTAAATGCAAAAATTGGACGGTTAGTTATGTCGTCACCTATAACTTATTTCTTCGGTGAAGGTCCTAATGTAGTTGGAATACTTCTAACAAAAGAGATAAAAGGATACTATAATAAAGGTGATGTAATCATCGTTCGCCGTGAGGCTATCATTCATGAGGCAAATGTTCTTGTGGTTACTTCAAGCAAAAGTTTGAAGGTGATTGATGGTAGTTCGGCTCATTTAGTTGCTGAGGATGTTGTTGGTACAATAATCGAGGAAAGGTATGGAAGCGAATATAAAATATAA
- the traV gene encoding type IV conjugative transfer system lipoprotein TraV, protein MKSLFLFPALGGVLLMAGCAGVSSEFGCNATTSDSCMTMEQANEKAKSLEEGSEAKPAAAALPRLADGDFAAVGRDTGPVPVSAGSTSRLLPRQGTVSPARALPAYPAIAAPAAIVTTASTCTLPRCAGVGSTRPARQAEQTAQLWIAPWIDSQDVYHQPGKVLFVVKPAVWGQPQSVY, encoded by the coding sequence ATGAAATCACTGTTTTTATTCCCCGCCTTGGGTGGCGTGCTGCTGATGGCAGGCTGTGCCGGCGTCAGCAGCGAGTTTGGCTGTAACGCCACCACCTCCGACAGCTGCATGACGATGGAGCAGGCTAACGAGAAAGCCAAGTCGCTGGAAGAGGGCAGCGAAGCAAAGCCGGCTGCGGCCGCATTGCCTCGCCTGGCTGACGGCGACTTTGCGGCAGTGGGGCGAGATACCGGCCCCGTCCCTGTCTCAGCCGGCAGCACGTCCCGTTTGTTGCCTCGGCAGGGAACAGTATCCCCGGCGCGGGCGCTTCCGGCATATCCGGCGATTGCTGCGCCGGCCGCCATCGTGACGACCGCCAGTACCTGCACGTTGCCGCGCTGTGCCGGTGTCGGCAGCACCCGACCGGCACGTCAGGCCGAGCAGACCGCGCAGCTGTGGATCGCGCCCTGGATTGACAGTCAGGACGTCTATCACCAGCCGGGCAAGGTGCTGTTCGTGGTTAAACCTGCCGTCTGGGGCCAGCCCCAGTCCGTGTACTGA